A window from Gossypium raimondii isolate GPD5lz chromosome 7, ASM2569854v1, whole genome shotgun sequence encodes these proteins:
- the LOC105791898 gene encoding pleckstrin homology domain-containing protein 1 — MENLWRAATRQDPNPEDYEGVDFWTNPERAGWLTKQGDYIKTWRRRWFVLKRGKLLWFKDPGSVTRTSAPRGVVSVDLCLTVKGAEDTVKKAFAFELSTRDSTMYFVADTGKDREDWINSIGRSIVQHSRSVTDSEVVDYDSKTR; from the coding sequence ATGGAGAATCTATGGCGAGCCGCAACGCGTCAGGATCCGAATCCGGAAGACTACGAAGGCGTCGATTTCTGGACCAACCCCGAACGAGCTGGTTGGTTAACAAAACAAGGCGATTACATCAAAACCTGGCGACGCCGGTGGTTTGTTTTGAAGCGAGGCAAGTTGTTATGGTTCAAGGACCCTGGCTCCGTCACCCGCACCTCCGCTCCACGCGGCGTTGTATCGGTGGACCTTTGCCTCACTGTCAAGGGAGCCGAGGATACCGTCAAAAAGGCCTTCGCTTTCGAGCTCTCCACTCGAGATTCAACCATGTATTTCGTCGCCGATACGGGGAAGGACAGAGAGGATTGGATCAATTCCATCGGTCGTTCCATCGTCCAACATTCACGATCCGTTACCGATTCCGAGGTGGTCGATTACGATAGCAAGACCCGGTAA
- the LOC105791912 gene encoding ABC transporter G family member 31, with translation MRRSNASDYFEFDTEGGNAESFHRPSNAEVVLQDEEDLMWEAISRLPSMKQGRFAILKRTSSEIEHDTEGERESGTAETIDVTRLDRSRRELVVKKALATDDQDNYKLLSAIKDRLDRVGLEVPKVEVRFQNLNIEANAQIGSRALPNLLNVARDFFERILIGLRILRPNKCRLHILKDISGIVKPGRMTLLLGPPGSGKSTLLLALAGKLDYKSLKVSGDITYNGTNLNEFYVRRTSAYISQTDNHLPELTVRETFDFAARCQGASEGMAGCMKELTKLETENNIRPTPEIDAFMKASSVGGKKHSISTDYILKVLGLDVCSETVVGSDMQRGVSGGQRKRVTTGEMIVGPRKTLFMDEISTGLDSSTTFQIVKCVKNFVHLMEGTVLMGLLQPAPETYELFDNIMFISEGYMVYQGPREDVLEFFESLGFKLPPRKGVADFLQEVTSKKDQAQYWVDPSKPYEFIPVSKMADAFKNSRFGRSLESTLNVPYDKSRIHPSALSKTKYAAPKWELLKSCFAREKLLITRHRFLYIFRTCQVAFVAFVTSTLFFRTRLHPRDENDGNLYLSCLYFGVVHLMFNGFTELPLMIFRLPVFYKQRDNLFHPPWVWSIVSWIIRVPYSVFEAVVWSCVSYFTVGFAPSAGRFFRFLLLKFVVHQMSIGLFRTLAALARDIVVANTFGSAALLIVMLMGGFLMPKDQIKPWWVWATWLSPLQYAQRAISVNEFTATRWKKISATGNNTVGYNVLHSHALPSAGYWYWLGVGVLIGYALLFNIIVTLALAYLNPLGKAPAIVPDDTENSGAENVELESASPSAQGSSKKGMILPFEPLAMTFHNLNYFVDMPAEMSAQGIPETRLQLLSNVSGVFTPGVLTALVGSSGAGKTTLMDVLSGRKTGGYIEGDIKISGYPKVQETFARISGYVEQNDIHSPQVTVEESLWFSSSLRLPKEISKDQKIEFVEEVMRLVELDTLRNAIVGLPGSSGLSTEQRKRLTIAVELVANPSIIFMDEPTSGLDARAAAIVMRTVRNTVDTGRTVVCTIHQPSIDIFEAFDELLLLKRGGRVIYGGKLGVRSQILIDYFQSIDGIPSIPDGYNPATWMLEVTNPAVEQRTDRDFADIYQNSEQYREVEGSITRLSVPPPDSQPLKFSSIYSQDQLSQFLICLKKQSLVYWRSPRYNLVRLVFTMVCALIYGSVFWDVGNQRHTTKGLFMVMGALYSSCIFLGVNNASSVQPIVSIERTVFYRERAAGFYAPISYAAAQGLVELPYILVQTILFGVITYFMINFERTARKFFLYLLFMFLTFTYFTFYGLMAVGLTPSQHTASVLSSAFYSLWNLHSGFLVPKPRIPGWWIWFYYICPVAWSLKGIVSSQLGDVETMIVEPTFKGTVKEYVSTSFGIDVGMMGTTVAVLLGFCILFFSVFALSIKFLNFQKR, from the exons ATGAGGAGATCGAATGCAAGCGACTATTTTGAGTTTGATACAGAAGGGGGCAATGCTGAGTCGTTTCATAGACCGTCAAACGCAGAGGTGGTTCTGCAAGATGAGGAAGATCTTATGTGGGAAGCAATCTCTCGATTGCCATCAATGAAACAAGGGCGTTTCGCAATTTTGAAAAGGACTTCGTCGGAGATTGAACATGATACAGAAGGAGAAAGAGAAAGTGGAACTGCGGAGACGATTGATGTGACGAGGCTTGATCGATCTAGAAGAGAACTAGTTGTAAAGAAAGCGTTGGCTACCGATGATCAAGATAATTATAAGCTTCTCTCTGCCATTAAAGATCGCCTTGATAG AGTTGGATTGGAGGTGCCAAAGGTTGAAGTAAGGTTCCAGAACTTAAACATCGAAGCCAACGCTCAAATTGGGTCAAGAGCTTTACCTAATTTACTCAACGTTGCTCGCGACTTCTTCGAG CGTATCCTAATAGGATTGAGGATTTTGCGTCCTAATAAATGTCGGTTACACATATTGAAAGACATCAGTGGTATTGTTAAGCCAGGAAG GATGACGTTGCTTTTAGGACCACCAGGATCGGGCAAATCCACCTTGCTTTTAGCTCTTGCTGGGAAACTTGACTACAAATCTTTGAAG GTCAGTGGTGATATTACATACAATGGCACAAACCTCAATGAGTTCTATGTAAGAAGGACTTCAGCATACATTAGCCAAACAGATAATCACTTACCAGAGCTAACTGTTCGAGAAACATTTGATTTCGCTGCTAGGTGTCAAGGTGCAAGCGAGGGCATGGCAG GGTGTATGAAggaattaaccaaattagaaaCAGAAAATAATATACGCCCAACTCCGGAGATTGATGCTTTCATGAAg GCATCATCTGTCGGGGGTAAAAAGCATAGCATTTCAACAGATTATATCTTAAAAGTGCTTGGCCTTGACGTATGTTCAGAAACAGTCGTCGGAAGTGACATGCAAAGAGGTGTCTCCGGTGgacaaagaaaaagagttactaCAG GAGAAATGATTGTTGGGCCAAGAAAAACTCTTTTTATGGATGAAATATCCACTGGACTTGATAGTTCTACAACATTCCAAATTGTAAAATGCgtgaaaaattttgttcatctaATGGAAGGAACTGTACTCATGGGTCTACTACAACCTGCACCGGAGACATATGAGCTATTTGACAATATAATGTTCATATCTGAGGGATATATGGTGTATCAAGGCCCTCGAGAAGATGTTTTGGAATTCTTTGAGTCATTAGGATTCAAATTGCCACCGCGTAAGGGTGTTGCAGATTTTCTTCAAGAG GTGACCTCTAAAAAAGATCAAGCTCAATACTGGGTTGATCCATCGAAGCCATATGAGTTCATTCCTGTTTCAAAAATGGCGGATGCATTTAAAAATTCTAGATTTGGAAGGTCTCTAGAGTCAACACTTAATGTTCCATATGATAAATCTCGGATCCATCCTTCAGCTTTGTCCAAAACAAAATATGCTGCACCAAAATGGGAACTTTTAAAATCGTGCTTTGCACGAGAAAAACTACTGATCACTAGGCATCGTTTCCTTTACATCTTCAGGACATGCCAG GTGGCATTTGTGGCATTTGTGACGAGCACACTATTTTTCCGAACAAGACTACATCCTAGAGATGAGAATGATGGCAACCTCTACCTCTCATGCCTTTACTTCGGGGTGGTGcatttgatgtttaatggaTTTACTGAGCTACCCCTTATGATATTTCGACTCCCAGTATTTTACAAACAACGAGATAATCTATTTCATCCTCCATGGGTATGGTCTATCGTCAGTTGGATTATACGTGTACCTTACTCTGTTTTTGAGGCTGTAGTATGGTCTTGTGTTTCGTACTTCACTGTTGGTTTTGCCCCTTCTGCTGGGAG ATTTTTCCGCTTCctgttattaaaatttgtagTACACCAAATGTCAATTGGTCTATTTCGAACCTTGGCTGCTCTTGCTCGAGATATAGTCGTCGCCAATACCTTCGGCTCAGCTGCACTTTTAATTGTAATGTTAATGGGTGGATTTCTTATGCCTAAAG ACCAGATTAAGCCATGGTGGGTTTGGGCTACATGGCTATCACCGTTACAGTATGCGCAAAGAGCAATATCTGTTAATGAATTCACAGCCACGAGGTGGAAAAAG ATATCTGCTACTGGAAACAATACAGTTGGATACAATGTGCTTCATTCACATGCTCTACCTTCTGCTGGATATTGGTATTGGCTTGGAGTTGGTGTGTTAATAGGTTATGCCCTGCTTTTCAACATCATTGTGACTCTGGCCCTAGCCTACCTGAATC CTTTAGGTAAAGCTCCGGCAATTGTACCTGATGACACGGAAAATAGTGGTG CTGAAAACGTAGAGTTGGAATCGGCTTCTCCATCTGCTCAGGGCAGTAGTAAGAAGGGAATGATTCTTCCATTTGAACCATTAGCAATGACTTTTCATAATCTCAATTACTTTGTGGATATGCCTGCG GAAATGAGTGCACAAGGCATACCTGAAACGAGATTGCAGCTCCTCTCAAATGTTAGTGGAGTATTCACTCCAGGTGTTCTTACGGCCTTAGTCGGGTCCAGCGGAGCGGGAAAGACTACATTGATGGACGTGCTTTCCGGGAGGAAAACCGGTGGATACATTGAAGGGGATATTAAGATATCAGGATACCCAAAGGTACAGGAAACATTTGCCAGAATTTCAGGATATGTTGAGCAAAATGATATACATTCTCCTCAAGTCACAGTTGAGGAGTCTCTCTGGTTTTCCTCCAGTCTTCGTCTTCCCAAAGAAATTAGCAAAGACCAGAAAATT GAGTTTGTTGAAGAAGTGATGCGTTTGGTAGAGCTTGATACACTAAGGAATGCTATAGTTGGTTTACCAGGTAGCAGTGGCTTATCAACAGAGCAAAGAAAACGTTTAACTATTGCGGTGGAGCTTGTTGCAAATCCTTCCATTATATTCATGGATGAGCCTACATCTGGACTTGATGCACGGGCTGCAGCAATTGTGATGAGAACTGTTCGTAATACTGTTGACACTGGAAGAACTGTGGTGTGCACTATTCATCAACCCAGTATTGACATTTTTGAAGCATTCGACGAG CTGCTGCTTTTGAAACGAGGAGGTCGGGTTATATATGGAGGGAAACTTGGAGTGCGCTCGCAGATTTTGATAGACTATTTCCAG AGCATTGATGGCATTCCCTCTATTCCTGATGGATACAACCCGGCAACCTGGATGCTTGAGGTTACAAATCCTGCAGTAGAGCAGAGAACTGATAGAGACTTTGCAGATATATACCAAAATTCTGAACAATATAG GGAAGTGGAAGGTTCCATTACACGTTTGAGTGTTCCACCACCTGATTCACAACCTTTAAAGTTTTCTTCCATCTATTCACAAGACCAACTGTCTCAGTTTCTGATTTGCCTCAAGAAGCAAAGTCTTGTGTACTGGAGAAGTCCACGTTATAACTTGGTGAGACTGGTTTTCACAATGGTGTGCGCACTAATATATGGCTCCGTCTTTTGGGATGTTGGTAACCAAAG GCATACAACTAAAGGTTTGTTTATGGTTATGGGTGCCCTTTATTCCTCATGCATATTTCTTGGTGTCAATAATGCTTCCTCAGTACAGCCAATTGTATCCATCGAAAGAACAGTATTCTATAGAGAGAGAGCAGCAGGATTTTATGCTCCAATTTCTTATGCTGCAGCCCAG GGTCTTGTGGAGCTCCCATACATTCTTGTTCAAACAATTTTGTTTGGAGTCATCACATATTTCATGATTAATTTTGAAAGAACAGCCA gaaaattttttctttatcttcTCTTCATGTTTCTTACCTTCACATATTTCACCTTTTATGGTTTGATGGCTGTTGGTCTCACACCTTCTCAGCATACGGCATCAGTCCTCTCTTCTGCCTTTTACTCTTTATGGAATCTCCACTCTGGTTTTCTTGTCCCAAAGCCA AGAATTCCAGGATGGTGGATCTGGTTCTATTACATTTGTCCTGTTGCATGGAGCTTAAAGGGTATTGTCAGCTCTCAGCTTGGCGATGTCGAAACCATGATTGTTGAACCAACATTTAAAGGCACTGTGAAAGAGTATGTATCAACATCCTTCGGTATTGATGTTGGGATGATGGGGACTACAGTGGCAGTGTTACTCGGCTTTTGCATCTTATTTTTCAGCGTCTTCgctttatcaataaaatttctcaaCTTCCAAAAAAGATGA